A window from Centropristis striata isolate RG_2023a ecotype Rhode Island chromosome 2, C.striata_1.0, whole genome shotgun sequence encodes these proteins:
- the gpatch1 gene encoding G patch domain-containing protein 1 isoform X1, whose product MASDSDSEEDFVSYGVPLEPLEEDEPLKKPVPLHEQTVKDEKGRYQRFHGAFTGGFSAGYFNTVGTKEGWAPSTFVSSRQQKAEKQNARPEDFMDEEDFGEHGIAPREITTSQEFTSSRRDATREKARAVNAQTALIPGDTLLEEMITPARLSIGVELLRKMGWREGQGVGPRVKRKARRQQKDGGNRVYGCAQPPAGSEDSEGEDDDEFAPEDVTFAPKDVTPVDFSPRLGVQGLGYRGLDPGLALQGRGAPEHINLFKPQSEARSRLFGDTGRGTRRGGVAGQAFGVGALEDDDDDIYHRDSMSRYDTELGGEEPGDGLYGWTAPQQYTKKRDKSRDASYLGKILEGFTLAQKPSEQKTVFPPPCLPRDYRPVHRFRSAADASVLSGVSPALAEALRVSRGHMVPEEPQQGGRHQLDSGQRRALLGEDGLQGPSSVMDLLKPEDRQRLLNLRNASSTPTDTAGTPSPATASQHALRLAAAVGGASSSSSSGLLQQQQQQQQQEQHEALSAWRGVQTSSQTFRPFEKNPSKQARYELYLNRLRQGDRDGLEQSLDPGMTEWERSREREEFVRASILYRPSSSSLTSRFTRAKNEDEDEDSVEVARDQEGDVDDKQAAVKMKMFGKLTRETFEWYPDKLLCKRFNIPDPYPGSGMVGLPKVKRDKFSVFNFLTVTESREPPAPPQPSTDGGKRSRWDVSEKKSDPLSELLSAARNQTDTKLEQVPTPAAPPPTSSCTNHQPADSNTEPSSEKKKEGEEEQQEEEEEETRPPMDLFKAIFASSSSDRSSSSSEGESEEEEGKETKEDQVTAEEQTLNLFNISTTSSSITSSSIVSSSITSSSSQQTATVSSQNPTAIKKEEEEEFGPKLPPPSAALTREGAVSLCSSPEEEKRSQRSKEKKHKNKKQHKHKKDKKKKKHKKHKHKGKQQKKTKKETDSSSEETDGDGDRDGDEVSTQELLRRLKSVRSRESW is encoded by the exons GACTTCGGCGAGCATGGCATTGCCCCCAGAGAGATCACCACCAGTCAGGAGTTCACGTCGAGCCGCAGAGACGCCACCAGAGAGAAGGCGAGAGCCGTCAACGCTCAAACCGCTCTGATCCCCGGAGACACACTGCTGGAGGAGATGATAACACCtgccag GTTGTCGATCGGAGTGGAGCTACTGAGGAAGATGGGCTGGAGGGAGGGGCAGGGTGTCGGGCCGCGGGTCAAGAGGAAAGCTCGCCGCCAGCAGAAGG ATGGAGGCAACAGAGTTTACGGCTGTGCACAGCCCCCTGCTGGATCAGAGGACTcagag ggtgaagatgatgatgagttCGCTCCAGAGGACGTGACCTTTGCCCCGAAGGACGTTACCCCGGTGGACTTCAGCCCCCGGCTGGGGGTCCAGGGTCTGGGGTACCGGGGTCTGGACCCGGGGCTGGCTCTGCAGGGCCGCGGAGCACCAGAACACATCAACTTGTTCAAACCGCAGTCTGAGGCCCGGAGCCGACTGTTCGGAGACACGGGGCGGGGAACACGGCGAGGGGGCGTGGCCGGACAG gCTTTTGGCGTGGGCGCCCTCGAGGACGACGATGACGATATCTACCACAGAGACTCCATGTCCAGGTACGACACGGAGCTGGGAGGGGAGGAGCCTGGAGACGGGCTGTACGGCTGGACAGCGCCTCAGCAGTACACCAAGAAGAGAG ATAAAAGCAGAGATGCGTCGTACCTCGGTAAGATCCTGGAGGGATTCACTCTGGCCCAGAAACCTTCAGAGCAGAAAACA GTCTTCCCTCCTCCCTGTCTGCCCAGAGACTACCGGCCCGTACATCGCTTCCGCTCGGCGGCCGATGCCTCGGTCCTGTCCGGGGTCAGTCCGGCGCTGGCCGAGGCTCTGAGGGTCTCCAGGGGCCACATGGTCCCAGAGGAGCCCCAGCAGGGGGGACGGCACCAGCTGGACTCAGGCCAGAGGAGGGCGCTGCTGGGAGAGGACGGCCTGCAGG GTCCCAGTTCAGTCATGGATCTGCTGAAGCCTGAAGACCGACAACGACTGCTGAACCTCCGAAACGCCTCCAGCACACCCACCGATACAGCCGGCACCCCGTCCCCCGCCACGGCCTCCCAGCATGCCCTGCGGCTGGCGGCGGCTGTAGGCGgggcttcctcctcctcctcctccggcctcctgcagcagcagcagcaacagcagcagcaggagcagcacgAGGCTCTGTCGGCGTGGAGAGGAGTCCAGACCTCCTCTCAGACCTTCAGACCGTTTGAGAAGAACCCTAGCAAACAGGCTCGCTACGAGCTCTACCTGAACCGCCTCAGACAGGGGGACAGAG aCGGTCTGGAGCAGAGTCTGGACCCGGGGATGACGGAGTGGGAGCGCAGCAGGGAGCGGGAGGAGTTTGTCCGAGCCTCCATCCTCTACAGACCCAGCTCGTCCTCACTGACGTCCCGCTTCACCAGAGCCAAGAACGAGGACGAGGACGAGGACAGCGTGGAGGTGGCCCGGGACCAGGAG GGCGACGTGGACGACAAACAGGCTGCCGTTAAGATGAAGATGTTTGGAAAACTGACCAGAGAAACGTTCGAGTGGTATCCTGATAAACTGCTCTGCAAGAGATTCAACATCCCAGACCCATACccagg GTCGGGGATGGTCGGTCTGCCTAAAGTCAAGAGGGACAAGTTCTCCGTCTTTAACTTCCTGACGGTGACGGAGAGCAGAGAGCCACCAG ctcctcctcagccTTCAACAGATGGGGGGAAGAGGTCGCGGTGGGACGTTTCAGAGAAGAAGAGTGACCCACTGAGTGAGCTGCTCAGCGCCGCACGGAACCAGACCGACACCAAACTGGAACAAGTACCAACACCTGCTGCACCTCCACCTACCTCAAGCTGTACCAACCACCAACCTGCAGACAGCAACACAGAG CCGAGCtctgagaagaagaaggaaggtgaagaggagcagcaggaggaggaggaggaggagaccagACCTCCCATGGATCTGTTTAAGGCCATCTTCGCCAGCTCCTCCTCCGACAGATCGTCCTCTTCAtcagagggagagagcgaggaggaggaggggaaggagaCCAAGGAGGACCAGGTTACAGCCGAGGAACAGACGCTGAACCTCTTCAACATCAGCActacctcctcctccatcacctcctcctccatcgtctcctcctccatcacctcctcctccagccagCAGACGG caaCAGTTTCATCTCAGAACCCtactgcaataaaaaaagaagaggaagaggagtttGGTCCGAAGCTGCCGCCCCCTTCAGCTGCTCTCA CCAGAGAAGGGGctgtctccctctgctcctcaccagaggaggagaaacGCAGCCAGAGGAGCAAAGAGAAGAAACACAAGAACAAgaagcagcacaaacacaagAAGGACAAGAAg aagaagaaacataagaagcacaaacacaaagggaagcagcagaagaagactAAGAAGGAGACGGACAGCAGCTCTGAGGAAACAGACGGAGACGGAGACAGAGATGGAGATGAAGTGTCCACACAGGAGCTGCTCAGAAG ACTGAAGAGCGTGCGATCTCGTGAGTCCTGGTGA
- the gpatch1 gene encoding G patch domain-containing protein 1 isoform X2 — protein sequence MASDSDSEEDFVSYGVPLEPLEEDEPLKKPVPLHEQTVKDEKGRYQRFHGAFTGGFSAGYFNTVGTKEGWAPSTFVSSRQQKAEKQNARPEDFMDEEDFGEHGIAPREITTSQEFTSSRRDATREKARAVNAQTALIPGDTLLEEMITPARLSIGVELLRKMGWREGQGVGPRVKRKARRQQKDGGNRVYGCAQPPAGSEDSEGEDDDEFAPEDVTFAPKDVTPVDFSPRLGVQGLGYRGLDPGLALQGRGAPEHINLFKPQSEARSRLFGDTGRGTRRGGVAGQAFGVGALEDDDDDIYHRDSMSRYDTELGGEEPGDGLYGWTAPQQYTKKRDKSRDASYLGKILEGFTLAQKPSEQKTVFPPPCLPRDYRPVHRFRSAADASVLSGVSPALAEALRVSRGHMVPEEPQQGGRHQLDSGQRRALLGEDGLQGPSSVMDLLKPEDRQRLLNLRNASSTPTDTAGTPSPATASQHALRLAAAVGGASSSSSSGLLQQQQQQQQQEQHEALSAWRGVQTSSQTFRPFEKNPSKQARYELYLNRLRQGDRDGLEQSLDPGMTEWERSREREEFVRASILYRPSSSSLTSRFTRAKNEDEDEDSVEVARDQEGDVDDKQAAVKMKMFGKLTRETFEWYPDKLLCKRFNIPDPYPGSGMVGLPKVKRDKFSVFNFLTVTESREPPAPPQPSTDGGKRSRWDVSEKKSDPLSELLSAARNQTDTKLEQVPTPAAPPPTSSCTNHQPADSNTEPSSEKKKEGEEEQQEEEEEETRPPMDLFKAIFASSSSDRSSSSSEGESEEEEGKETKEDQVTAEEQTLNLFNISTTSSSITSSSIVSSSITSSSSQQTATVSSQNPTAIKKEEEEEFGPKLPPPSAALTREGAVSLCSSPEEEKRSQRSKEKKHKNKKQHKHKKDKKKKHKKHKHKGKQQKKTKKETDSSSEETDGDGDRDGDEVSTQELLRRLKSVRSRESW from the exons GACTTCGGCGAGCATGGCATTGCCCCCAGAGAGATCACCACCAGTCAGGAGTTCACGTCGAGCCGCAGAGACGCCACCAGAGAGAAGGCGAGAGCCGTCAACGCTCAAACCGCTCTGATCCCCGGAGACACACTGCTGGAGGAGATGATAACACCtgccag GTTGTCGATCGGAGTGGAGCTACTGAGGAAGATGGGCTGGAGGGAGGGGCAGGGTGTCGGGCCGCGGGTCAAGAGGAAAGCTCGCCGCCAGCAGAAGG ATGGAGGCAACAGAGTTTACGGCTGTGCACAGCCCCCTGCTGGATCAGAGGACTcagag ggtgaagatgatgatgagttCGCTCCAGAGGACGTGACCTTTGCCCCGAAGGACGTTACCCCGGTGGACTTCAGCCCCCGGCTGGGGGTCCAGGGTCTGGGGTACCGGGGTCTGGACCCGGGGCTGGCTCTGCAGGGCCGCGGAGCACCAGAACACATCAACTTGTTCAAACCGCAGTCTGAGGCCCGGAGCCGACTGTTCGGAGACACGGGGCGGGGAACACGGCGAGGGGGCGTGGCCGGACAG gCTTTTGGCGTGGGCGCCCTCGAGGACGACGATGACGATATCTACCACAGAGACTCCATGTCCAGGTACGACACGGAGCTGGGAGGGGAGGAGCCTGGAGACGGGCTGTACGGCTGGACAGCGCCTCAGCAGTACACCAAGAAGAGAG ATAAAAGCAGAGATGCGTCGTACCTCGGTAAGATCCTGGAGGGATTCACTCTGGCCCAGAAACCTTCAGAGCAGAAAACA GTCTTCCCTCCTCCCTGTCTGCCCAGAGACTACCGGCCCGTACATCGCTTCCGCTCGGCGGCCGATGCCTCGGTCCTGTCCGGGGTCAGTCCGGCGCTGGCCGAGGCTCTGAGGGTCTCCAGGGGCCACATGGTCCCAGAGGAGCCCCAGCAGGGGGGACGGCACCAGCTGGACTCAGGCCAGAGGAGGGCGCTGCTGGGAGAGGACGGCCTGCAGG GTCCCAGTTCAGTCATGGATCTGCTGAAGCCTGAAGACCGACAACGACTGCTGAACCTCCGAAACGCCTCCAGCACACCCACCGATACAGCCGGCACCCCGTCCCCCGCCACGGCCTCCCAGCATGCCCTGCGGCTGGCGGCGGCTGTAGGCGgggcttcctcctcctcctcctccggcctcctgcagcagcagcagcaacagcagcagcaggagcagcacgAGGCTCTGTCGGCGTGGAGAGGAGTCCAGACCTCCTCTCAGACCTTCAGACCGTTTGAGAAGAACCCTAGCAAACAGGCTCGCTACGAGCTCTACCTGAACCGCCTCAGACAGGGGGACAGAG aCGGTCTGGAGCAGAGTCTGGACCCGGGGATGACGGAGTGGGAGCGCAGCAGGGAGCGGGAGGAGTTTGTCCGAGCCTCCATCCTCTACAGACCCAGCTCGTCCTCACTGACGTCCCGCTTCACCAGAGCCAAGAACGAGGACGAGGACGAGGACAGCGTGGAGGTGGCCCGGGACCAGGAG GGCGACGTGGACGACAAACAGGCTGCCGTTAAGATGAAGATGTTTGGAAAACTGACCAGAGAAACGTTCGAGTGGTATCCTGATAAACTGCTCTGCAAGAGATTCAACATCCCAGACCCATACccagg GTCGGGGATGGTCGGTCTGCCTAAAGTCAAGAGGGACAAGTTCTCCGTCTTTAACTTCCTGACGGTGACGGAGAGCAGAGAGCCACCAG ctcctcctcagccTTCAACAGATGGGGGGAAGAGGTCGCGGTGGGACGTTTCAGAGAAGAAGAGTGACCCACTGAGTGAGCTGCTCAGCGCCGCACGGAACCAGACCGACACCAAACTGGAACAAGTACCAACACCTGCTGCACCTCCACCTACCTCAAGCTGTACCAACCACCAACCTGCAGACAGCAACACAGAG CCGAGCtctgagaagaagaaggaaggtgaagaggagcagcaggaggaggaggaggaggagaccagACCTCCCATGGATCTGTTTAAGGCCATCTTCGCCAGCTCCTCCTCCGACAGATCGTCCTCTTCAtcagagggagagagcgaggaggaggaggggaaggagaCCAAGGAGGACCAGGTTACAGCCGAGGAACAGACGCTGAACCTCTTCAACATCAGCActacctcctcctccatcacctcctcctccatcgtctcctcctccatcacctcctcctccagccagCAGACGG caaCAGTTTCATCTCAGAACCCtactgcaataaaaaaagaagaggaagaggagtttGGTCCGAAGCTGCCGCCCCCTTCAGCTGCTCTCA CCAGAGAAGGGGctgtctccctctgctcctcaccagaggaggagaaacGCAGCCAGAGGAGCAAAGAGAAGAAACACAAGAACAAgaagcagcacaaacacaagAAGGACAAGAAg aagaaacataagaagcacaaacacaaagggaagcagcagaagaagactAAGAAGGAGACGGACAGCAGCTCTGAGGAAACAGACGGAGACGGAGACAGAGATGGAGATGAAGTGTCCACACAGGAGCTGCTCAGAAG ACTGAAGAGCGTGCGATCTCGTGAGTCCTGGTGA